The segment TATTACATCGCCTTGACGTAAAACAAGTTTTTCGGATCGCTATAGTTGATTAAAATTTATGCACAAATTTTAAACAGCGCCAAAATCTATGCACATTTTATATTCTTCTCCCTATTCCATCCTTGGCGAAAAATCACCTCTTAACCATAATTAATCATTTAATTTCAACTGGTTAAAAGATGATTTTTGAATCTGGCACGATTCTTGGTTTGTAGGTTGCGACTGCGAAATCGTGATTACCACGTCGGTACTCAACGGATATGCCGGGAGGTCGCAATATTATGAAACTCGTTACTGCTGTCATTAAGCCGTTCAAGCTCGATGAAGTTCGTGAAGCGCTTAGCGCGCTTGGCGTTCAGGGCCTGACGGTCACTGAAGTCAAAGGTTTTGGCCGCCAGAAAGGCCAGACTGAAATTTATCGTGGCGCTGAATACATGGTCAGCTTCCTGCCGAAAGTGAAGCTGGAAGTCGCGATCACGGATAATCTGGTTGATCAGGTTGTCGAAGCCATCACCAAAACTGCTCAGACCGGGAAAATCGGGGACGGAAAGATTTTCGTTCTTGATGTGAGCCAGGCGGTACGTATCCGCACGGGTGAAACCGGCGACGACGCCCTGTAAGTCCAGAGACAAGGGGAGACATTATGAACATTCCGATGAAGAAAACCGGCTTTGCCGCTCTTGCCGGGGCCGCTGCGCTGGCAATCACATCACCGGCCTTTGCTCAGGACGCGGGCGTTTCGGCCGAGACCCAATACATCCTCAACACCTTCAGCTTCCTGTTTAGCGGTGCGCTGGTGATGTGGATGGCTGCAGGCTTTGCCATGCTGGAATCCGGCCTGGTTCGCACCAAAAACGTATCGACCATTCTTTTCAAGAATATCGGCCTCTTCGCTGTTGCAGGTATCATGTATTACCTGATCGGCTACAACCTTATGTATATGGACGTTTCCGGCTGGATCGGTTCGCTCAGCCTGTGGAGCGCTGATGACGCTGCTGCACTTGGTGGCGATTTCTCCGGCGGGTATTCGGCGACTTCCGACTGGTTCTTCCAGATGGTGTTCGTTGCAACCGCAGCTTCGATCGTTTCCGGTACCGTTGCCGAACGTATCAAACTGTGGCCGTTCATGATCTTCGTCGTTGTCCTGACCGGTGTTCTGTATCCGATTACCGGTGCATGGACATGGGGCGGTGGCTGGCTGTCGGAAATGGGCTTTGCCGATTTCGCGGGCTCGACCATTGTTCACTCGGTTGGCGGCTGGGCTGCCTTGACCGGTGCAATCATCCTTGGTGCACGTAAAGGCAAATATGGTGCGGACGGCTCAGTTCATCCGATGCCCGGTTCGAACCTGCCGCTTGCGACGCTCGGTACCTTCGTTCTGTGGCTCGGCTGGTTCGGCTTCAACGGTGGTTCACAGCTCGCAATGGGTTCTGCTGCTGACGTCATCGCGATTGCCAACATCTATGGCAACACCTCGATGGCTGCTGCCGGTGGTGTTGTTGCCGCAGCAATCCTGACCCAGATCCTTTACAAAAAGGTCGACCTTACCATGGCACTTAACGGTGCACTGGCTGGTCTGGTCTCGATCACTGCCGGTCCGGACACCCCGACCATCGGTTCCGCCATCATCATCGGCGCCATCGGCGGTATTCTGGTTGTTGTTGCAGTTCCGCTGCTCGACAAACTGAAAATCGACGACGTTGTCGGTGCTGTTTCGGTTCACCTTGTTTGCGGTATCTGGGGCACCATGGCGGTTCCGTTCACCAATGACGGTGCATCGTTTGGTGTTCAGCTGACCGGTGTTGTTGCGATGGGTGCCTTCACCATCATCGCATCGGCAATCGTGTGGCTGATCCTGAAATTCACGGTTGGCATTCGCCTTAGCGAAGAAGACGAAGCACTGGGCAGCGATGCTGTCGAGCTTGGCCTCGAAGCCTATCCGGAATTCGGTAAAGGTTCGCAGCGCTTCTAAGCGATCAGATTTCCTGACGGGTGCCATGCCTGCATGGCACCCTGCCTGTCAGACCGACTGACCCGCCTTGGGATATCCCAGTGGCGGGTCTTTTGTATTCTGCCCATGCTGCCTTTTTAGGCACGATTATGATCACAAGACATGCAAACAGTCCCATCCGGCTGTTACCCCGCCGGATATGAGCGTGATCGATTTTCCCCCGGCAAAGACCCGTTTTCCATTGTCCCGATCAATCAGTTTGCCCTGTTGGCACAGAAATTGATGTTGGGGCCCCTGAACAAGAATCCGGCTGCGCCCCGCAGACCGGACCGTGAGGAAACGCATTTAACAAATGGGGGTTGCCCGATGGAGGCATTCCAGACCGCCTCGGACGTATTTTTCGTCCTGATGGGCGCTATTATGGTGCTCGCCATGCATGCCGGTTTCGCCTTTCTTGAAGTCGGAACCGTACGCAAGAAAAACCAGGTGAACGCACTGGTTAAAATCATCGTCGATTTTGCCGTTTCCACCATTGCCTATTTTTTCATCGGCTATGGCGTTGCCTATGGTGTTGATTTCTTTAGCAATGCCGCGGTTCTTAGCGGATCTGCGATGGTTGACGGACAGCATCTTTTTGCGTCCAGCGGCTATGATCTGGTTAAATTCTTCTTCCTGCTGACCTTTGCGGCCGCAATCCCCGCAATCATTTCCGGTGGCATTGCCGAACGGGCGCGGTTTTATCCGCAGCTGATTGCCACCGCCATTCTGGTTGGCATCTTTTATCCGCTGTTTGAAGGATTGGTCTGGAACAACAATTTCGGCTTCCAGGATATGATTGAGGCCACCTTTGGCGCACCTTTCCACGATTTTGCAGGTTCCATTGTTGTCCACGCGGTTGGTGGCTGGATTGCCCTTGGTGCCGTTGTATCGCTTGGAGTCCGGCGCGGGCGTTACACCAAAACCGGTGGACTGGTTGGTATTCCGCCATCCAACATCCCGTTTCTGGCACTGGGATCATGGGTACTTTGCGTTGGCTGGTTTGGCTTCAACGTCATGTCGGCCCAATCGATTAGCGGCATTACCGGGCTGGTCGCGGTCAATTCGCTGATGGCAATGGTTGGCGGCATTCTGACGGCACTGGTCGCAGGACGTAATGATCCCGGTTTCGTTCACAACGGTGCACTTGCCGGACTGGTTGCCGTTTGCGCCGGGTCGGATGTCATGCACCCGATCGGGGCACTGGTCACTGGCGGTATTGCGGGCGTTCTGTTCGTCTGGGGCTTCAACCAGTGCCAGACCAGATGGAAGATTGACGACGTGCTGGGTGTCTGGCCGTTACATGGCATGTGCGGCCTGATGGGAGGCATTGCATGTGGCATTTTCGGACTCGAAGCCCTTGGCGGCATGGGCGGCGTTTCATTTGGTGCCCAGCTTGCCGGATCATTGATCGGTGCCGTGTTTGCCGCAATCGCGGGATTTGTGGTTTACGGCACGATCAAACGAACTATCGGCCTTCGATTGTCTGAAGAAGACGAGTTCGATGGGGCTGATATATCCATCCATAAAATCGGCGCCTATCCCGAGGATGATCTGCGCGCAAGCTGATCTGCCAATTCTTTGCCCCGATTTCCTGTCAAAAGCCCGGAAAGCGCATCTTTCCGGGCTTTTTAATTATTCGAGCCCCTGCCCTTAAATCTTTCTTTGTATTTTTGGCATAGGGGTAAAGTCAGGGGAGATTGCCCACATTTTACGGACACCCGCATTTTGACGCCTGTTGATATGTGACGGATCCATTCATGACCGGAATACCGAACGCGATGTTTAACCAGCGCCTTGATCAGTTGCCTGCCTATCCGTTCCCACGGCTTGCCGCCCTGCTGGAGGGGATTGAACCCGGCAAGACGCCATTGGTGATGTCGATTGGCGAGCCGCAGCACGAACCGCCAGCGATGATCACCGAGGCGATGGTGAAGTATTCAAGTCTCTGGCACAAATACCCGCCAGGAAACGGCACGCCCGAGCTGCGAAGCGCCATCAAGGGATGGCTTGACCGCCGTTACAGCCTGCCTGCGGACATGATTGATCGGGATGCTCATATCCTGCCGGTCGCGGGAACCCGCGAGGCCCTTTATCTGATCGCAACCTGTGTCATCCCGCAGGATCAGCCCGGCCCGAAGCCCAAGGTTCTTCTGCCCAATCCGTTCTATCAGGTCTATTGCGGTGCCGCGGTACTTAATGACGCGGAAATGGTGCCGCTGGCAGCAGATCCGGAAACGGATTTCTTGCCTGACCTTGATCAGATCGATATCGAAACGCTTAAAGCCTGCAGCCTGTTTTTCCTGTGTTCACCAGCCAATCCGCAAGGGTCTGTTGCATCACGGGACTATCTTGAACGTATCATCGCCATGGCACAGGAACATGATTTCGTTCTGGCGATGGATGAATGCTACGCCGATATCTATGATCGCGAAGCCCCGGTTGGTGCACTTGAAATCTGTGCGGCACAGGGCGGCCGGATGGATAATGTGGTTGTTTTCCACAGCCTGTCGAAACGGTCCAGCGCGCCGGGATTGCGTTCCGGCTTTGTCGCGGGCGACCCGGTGATCATCAAACGTTTCAACGCCTTGCGCAGTTATTGTTCGGCCACCGTTCCAATGCCGATCATGGCCGCATCCGCCGCACTTTGGGCCGATGATGCCCATGCATCGCAAAACCGTGATCTTTACCGCGCCAAGATTGATGTCGCGCAGGAAATCTTTGGCAACCGGTTTGGCTTCTATCGCCCGCCGGGGGGCTTTTTCCTGTGGCTTGATGTCGGTGATGATGAAGCCGCCACCCGCAAAATATGGGCAGAGGAAGGTGTGAAAGTCATTCCGGGCAGCTATCTGTCGATCACGGACGCAGATGGCAATAATCCCGGAAAACGCTTTATCCGCATTGCGCTTGTCCATGACCTTGAAACCACCCGCGAAGGGCTTCGACGTATTGCCGACGCGCTGAGCTGAACCACGATCCTGACCAATAGCGACGAAACGACAACGGATACCCCGATGAGCAGTCAGTCCAACCTTCTCGCACGCAGCACCGCCTTCATGCCGGGCAGTCTTGTCAATCTGCTGAAACGAAGCGGGTTGCAAATCTGCGGGCTTGTCCTGGTTGGTGCGGCAGTTGCCGTTTTCATGATGCTGATCGGCTTCCATCCCGGTGACCCGTCCTTCAACCATGCAGCCGACCGTAATGTGATCTTTAACCCGCTTGGCACATTCGGGGCCTATACGGCGGATTTGCTATTGCGCACGCTTGGTTTGGCATCTGCCCTGCTGACGGTTCTACTCCTTGGCTGGGGCCTGCGATTGATTGCGGTTCGTCCGTTTAACTGGATGTGGGCACGGTTTCTGGTTCTGCCGCTCGCCCTGCTGCTCGTCGCGACGGCTGCTGCGGCCATTCGCCCCGGCATGCATTGGCCGCTTACGGTCGGGTTTGGCGGTTTTGCCGGCGATCTGTTGCTTTCCAAGCTTCAATACGGGTTCGAAATAATTGGTGTGCCGGGTGCACGTCCGCTGATTGCACTGATTTCAATGGTGCTTGGCCTGTTCCTGACCATGTTCTGCATGGCCTATCATATGTCTGAATGGCAAAAGGTTGGATCAATCCTGTCACGTATCGCTGGCGGTATTATTTCCGGAATTGGTCGTGCCATTCCCAGCAATTCAACAGATGAACGCCCGGGCGAACGTACAGCCGCCCGTAATCCGCGCATGCGTCAGGAACCATCACTTGATAAGGGGAAACCCGGCCTCGGTGCTGCGATCAGTACCCGCCTGCAAGCGGCAACATCGTCAAATAACAACAATGACGACGATGATTTTGATGATGATTACAATGAAGCGGACCACGCCCCGCCGGTTCATATCGTCGCCGCACCAGCAGCAAAATTGCAACCAGGCGAAAAGGCATCGGCCCAGCGTCAGGCATCCTTTGATCTTGGATCAGACGATTACCGGTTCCCGCCGCTTAGCCTTCTGCATGAACCCGATCCGGCAGACGCAACCCAGATCGATCAGGAAGCATTGGCGCAAAATGCCCGCCTTCTGGAAACCGTTCTTCAGGACTTCGGCGTTAAGGGCGAGATCGTTCAGGTCCGCCCCGGCCCGGTCGTCACCCTTTATGAACTTGAACCGGCCGCAGGCGTTAAGTCATCACGCGTGATCGGTCTGGCCGATGATATCGCACGTTCCATGAGTGCGATTGCCGCCCGTGTGGCGGTTGTACCGGGACGCAATGTGATCGGTATCGAATTGCCGAATTCGCGCCGTGAGACGGTGCATCTGCATGAAATTCTGGCATCCAGCGATTTTGAAAAGAATACCGGCAAGCTTAATATGAGCCTTGGCAAGGATATTGGCGGCACACCGGTGATTGCCGATCTGGCGAAAATGCCGCACCTGCTGATTGCCGGTACGACGGGTTCGGGTAAGTCGGTTGGTGTGAATGCGATGATCCTGTCGCTGCTTTATCGCCTGAAACCGGAAGAATGCCGCTTCATCATGATCGATCCGAAAATGCTGGAACTGTCGATTTACGATGGTATCCCGCATCTTCTGACGCCGGTTGTGACAGACCCGCACAAGGCGGTTGTCGCCCTTAAATGGGCGGTGCGCGAAATGGAAGACCGTTATCGCGCCATGAGCCAGGTCGGGGTGCGTAACATCGCGGGCTATAACAAACGCATCAAGGAAGCGGCCGCCAAGGGCGAACAGCTTACCCGCCGCGTTCAGACGGGCTTTGATCCGGAAACGGGCAAACCGATCTTTGAAGATCAGGAACTGCCGATGGAGCCGCTGCCGTTTATCGTGGTTATCGTCGACGAAATGGCCGACCTGATGCTGGTGGCGGGCAAGGATGTCGAGGCATCGATCCAGCGTCTGGCACAGATGGCGCGTGCGGCGGGCCTGCACCTGATCATGGCAACCCAGCGTCCGTCGGTCGACGTGATCACCGGTACGATCAAGGCGAACTTCCCGACGCGTATTTCCTATTCCGTAACGTCCAAGATCGATTCCCGGACCATTCTTGGTGAAATGGGCGCCGAGCAGCTTCTGGGTCAGGGGGATATGCTTTATATGGGCCAAGGGGGCCGATTGCAGCGCGTCCATGGTCCGTTTGTATCGGACGAGGAAGTCGAAAGCATCGTTGCCCATCTGCGTGATCAGGGTGATCCGGCCTATCTTGAAACCGTTACCGAAGAACCGGAGGAAGATCCGGTCGCGGCCTATATGGCCGGTGGCGGCGGTTCAGATGGCGGCGGGAACGGATCGGATGATGACCTGTATAATCAGGCGGTCGGCATTGTCCTGCGCGAGAAAAAGGCATCCACCAGTTTCATCCAGCGCAAACTGTCGATCGGCTATAACCGCGCCGCCCGCATCATCGAACAGATGGAAGAAAACGGGATTGTTTCATCCGCCAACCATGTTGGCAGACGCGAAGTCCTGATGGAAAACATGGACGGATCACCTTACGAATACTGATCCGCCTGCAACCAAAAATATCATCGACAAATGAAAGAGGGATGCCATGTGCATCCCTCTTTCGTTTGCAGATTTCGTCGCAGGACTCATTTCACTGAGGATTCTTCATTTTACCACGGGTTTTTTGATTTCGATCAGGAACAAATGGCAAAGCTCTTTTTATAAAACCGCACATCTGCACAACCCTATGTTGCAGTTATGCTGGTCTGACAGCTTTTGCTGAATGCAGTTTCCCGCCGTTAACGTCCAAACACGGAGAACCCGATGAAACTCTCCAATTTCTCGCTTTCCGCCAAATTGCGGATGGTACTGGTAATGACGGCTTTTGCGCTGGGTGGTCTGGCGATCTTTGATCTTGTGACACTGCGATCTGCGCTGGTCGAAGAGAAGAAAGCCAATGTCCGGCAAATCGTCGATATGACCCGTTCGACCTTTAGCCATTATGATCAGCTCGTCAAATCCGGCGAGATCTCCCTTGAAGAAGCACAAACCCGCGCGACAGAGTTCATTCAGAATGCCCGTTACGCCGGCAATAACTATGTGTTTGTTCTGGGCCTTGATACCAAGGTCATCCTGCATCCGATCCAGCCAAAACTGAACGGTCAGAACGGCAAACAGGTGATTGACGTCAATGGTGTTCCGATCCTTGATGAAATGGTCAAGGCGGCCCGCAATCCCGAAGGCGGTTTCCTGACCTATGAGTGGAACAAACCGGGGCATGACGGGGTATTTCCCAAACTGGCCTATGCCGAAACATTCAAGCCATGGGGCTGGGTGGTAACAACCGGCGTTTATATCGACGATGTTGACGGGATTTTCTGGCAGACCGCCATCAATGACATCGCGGTCGCGATTGCCATGCTGATCGTTATCGGCATGGCCGGACTTGCGATTGACAGATCGACAACCCGACCCTTGCGGACGATCACCGAGGCGCTGAACAAACTGGCACAGGGTGATACCAGCGTCACCACAGACGAAACAGATCGGCGTGATGAAATCGGTGCACTGGCCCGGTCACTTGACGTTTTCAGATCAAACCGCGAACAGGCCGAAAAGCTTGAACGGGAACAGAAAGATACGCACAAGACCCAGATTGCCCGTGCGGAAAAGGTCGAAAAGCTGATTAAAAGCTTTGAGGCCGAGGTTGAAGGGAACCTGTCGACGGTTCACAGCGCGCTGGAGCAATTACGCGCCACCGCGACAGGCATGGCCAGCCAGTCCGACGCAACCACCGGGCGGGCAGCCAATGTTGCGGCAGCAACCGAACAGGCAGCGGCCAATGTGGATACCGTTGCCGCCGCCGCAGAACAGCTTGCCGCGTCCATCGACGAAATCACATCGCAGGTTTCGCGGAGTTCGGACATCGCCCAATCAGGTGCAACCGAAGCCGACGAAGCCAGCACGATTTTTGCCGAACTGGGGACAGCATCCGACAAGATCGGCGAGGTGGTTGAACTTATTCAGTCAATTGCCGAACAGACAAACCTTCTGGCACTTAACGCCACCATCGAGGCCGCACGTGCCGGTGATGCCGGCAAGGGCTTTGCGGTTGTGGCCGCCGAGGTCAAAAACCTTGCCAACCAGACCACACGCGCAACCGAAGATATCGCAGGTCAAATCAGTGGCATTCAGGAATCGACGCAGAATGCACTTGGCGCAATCAAGCATCTTTCCGGTCGGATGAAGGAATTGAACGAGGTCGCGGCCAGCATTTCCGCAGCCGTCCGCGAACAGGACGCCGCCACCGCCGAAATTGCCCGTAATGTCGCCGAGGCGGCAACCGGCACCAAGGACGTTGCGCAAAATGTTATCGGCCTGCGCGAGGCGGCCGAGGAAGAACGCGAGGCATCCGGTCAGGTTCTGGCGGCATCAGGCAGCCTGAACAACAAGTCACAGAATCTGATGACGCAGATAAAGCAGTTCCTGAACGATATCAGGGCAGCGTGATTGTTAATGCCAATCTGACAAAAAAGGCGGGCTGCATGACACAGCCCGCCTTTTGATGTTTTAAGATCGTCACCGATCAGATGATCAGATCGACTGATTGATCCAGTCAACCAGAGCGCTTTTCGGCAGCGCGCCAACTTTCATCGCTGCAACTTCGCCACCCTTGAAGATCATCAGGGTCGGGATACCGCGCACACCGTATTTCGCCGGGGTGTTCGGGTTTTCGTCGATGTTTACCTTGGCAATCTTGAGCTTGCCGCCCAGTTCGCCAGCAATTTCGTCCAGATACGGCGCGATCTGTTTACACGGGCCACACCATTCCGCCCAGAAATCGACGAGAACCGGGTCGTTGGAACCCAGAACGTCGGAATCGAACGAAGTATCGGATACTTTAATCGTGGTCATACTATCAGTTCCTGGTTGTTACGAGGCCAAGTGGGGTAAACCCGCTAACCTCGATCCGCTGTATGGAGGCAAAGGTAGGCAGCACTGACGCAAACGTCAAGCGCGTTACAGTCTCATGATGTGTTCGGGCAGCTCTACCATCCATGGTCCGTTGGTCCAAAGGATGAAACAGCGAATGCGTTTGTCCGGATACATCTGGCTTAATGCGGCCCGGTAAATCGACATCTGCCGACGATAGGCACGTGGTGTCCCCTCGACATCGCGCGGGGGCGGACGATTTGTTTTAAAATCAACGATCATGACCTCGTTTTCACGCACAACCAGACGGTCAATCTGTGCGGAAACGACGTCCCCGCCGACGATCCCGACCAGCGGCACCTCGGCCTTTGATCCGGCATCAAAAACAGGTGCGAATTCGGGATTCTCAAAAATCGCGATTGTTTCATTGGTGATTTCGCGCTGCTGGTCTGCATCAAGCGCATGAACCGGCTGGGCAAGGAACCGTTCGGCAGCTGCCCGCCTTTTGGCTTCAGGCAGGTCAGGCAACAATTCAAGCAGTTTGTGGATCAGAAGGCCGCGTTTGAAGCTTTGGCCCTGATCCCCGCCCAATGGCGATTGCACAGACGGTTCTTCTTCCAGCGGGCGGCTTGGTGCCAGTGGCTTGGGCGGAAAGGCCTCGATCGGGGCGATATCGCGAATCAGGGTCCGTTTGGGCAAATCTGTCGCACCGATTGCGGTTTCGACCTTGTCGGCCCGGAGTGCTTCG is part of the Thalassospira lucentensis genome and harbors:
- a CDS encoding ammonium transporter, producing MNIPMKKTGFAALAGAAALAITSPAFAQDAGVSAETQYILNTFSFLFSGALVMWMAAGFAMLESGLVRTKNVSTILFKNIGLFAVAGIMYYLIGYNLMYMDVSGWIGSLSLWSADDAAALGGDFSGGYSATSDWFFQMVFVATAASIVSGTVAERIKLWPFMIFVVVLTGVLYPITGAWTWGGGWLSEMGFADFAGSTIVHSVGGWAALTGAIILGARKGKYGADGSVHPMPGSNLPLATLGTFVLWLGWFGFNGGSQLAMGSAADVIAIANIYGNTSMAAAGGVVAAAILTQILYKKVDLTMALNGALAGLVSITAGPDTPTIGSAIIIGAIGGILVVVAVPLLDKLKIDDVVGAVSVHLVCGIWGTMAVPFTNDGASFGVQLTGVVAMGAFTIIASAIVWLILKFTVGIRLSEEDEALGSDAVELGLEAYPEFGKGSQRF
- a CDS encoding ammonium transporter, whose protein sequence is MEAFQTASDVFFVLMGAIMVLAMHAGFAFLEVGTVRKKNQVNALVKIIVDFAVSTIAYFFIGYGVAYGVDFFSNAAVLSGSAMVDGQHLFASSGYDLVKFFFLLTFAAAIPAIISGGIAERARFYPQLIATAILVGIFYPLFEGLVWNNNFGFQDMIEATFGAPFHDFAGSIVVHAVGGWIALGAVVSLGVRRGRYTKTGGLVGIPPSNIPFLALGSWVLCVGWFGFNVMSAQSISGITGLVAVNSLMAMVGGILTALVAGRNDPGFVHNGALAGLVAVCAGSDVMHPIGALVTGGIAGVLFVWGFNQCQTRWKIDDVLGVWPLHGMCGLMGGIACGIFGLEALGGMGGVSFGAQLAGSLIGAVFAAIAGFVVYGTIKRTIGLRLSEEDEFDGADISIHKIGAYPEDDLRAS
- a CDS encoding aminotransferase class I/II-fold pyridoxal phosphate-dependent enzyme encodes the protein MTGIPNAMFNQRLDQLPAYPFPRLAALLEGIEPGKTPLVMSIGEPQHEPPAMITEAMVKYSSLWHKYPPGNGTPELRSAIKGWLDRRYSLPADMIDRDAHILPVAGTREALYLIATCVIPQDQPGPKPKVLLPNPFYQVYCGAAVLNDAEMVPLAADPETDFLPDLDQIDIETLKACSLFFLCSPANPQGSVASRDYLERIIAMAQEHDFVLAMDECYADIYDREAPVGALEICAAQGGRMDNVVVFHSLSKRSSAPGLRSGFVAGDPVIIKRFNALRSYCSATVPMPIMAASAALWADDAHASQNRDLYRAKIDVAQEIFGNRFGFYRPPGGFFLWLDVGDDEAATRKIWAEEGVKVIPGSYLSITDADGNNPGKRFIRIALVHDLETTREGLRRIADALS
- a CDS encoding DNA translocase FtsK — encoded protein: MSSQSNLLARSTAFMPGSLVNLLKRSGLQICGLVLVGAAVAVFMMLIGFHPGDPSFNHAADRNVIFNPLGTFGAYTADLLLRTLGLASALLTVLLLGWGLRLIAVRPFNWMWARFLVLPLALLLVATAAAAIRPGMHWPLTVGFGGFAGDLLLSKLQYGFEIIGVPGARPLIALISMVLGLFLTMFCMAYHMSEWQKVGSILSRIAGGIISGIGRAIPSNSTDERPGERTAARNPRMRQEPSLDKGKPGLGAAISTRLQAATSSNNNNDDDDFDDDYNEADHAPPVHIVAAPAAKLQPGEKASAQRQASFDLGSDDYRFPPLSLLHEPDPADATQIDQEALAQNARLLETVLQDFGVKGEIVQVRPGPVVTLYELEPAAGVKSSRVIGLADDIARSMSAIAARVAVVPGRNVIGIELPNSRRETVHLHEILASSDFEKNTGKLNMSLGKDIGGTPVIADLAKMPHLLIAGTTGSGKSVGVNAMILSLLYRLKPEECRFIMIDPKMLELSIYDGIPHLLTPVVTDPHKAVVALKWAVREMEDRYRAMSQVGVRNIAGYNKRIKEAAAKGEQLTRRVQTGFDPETGKPIFEDQELPMEPLPFIVVIVDEMADLMLVAGKDVEASIQRLAQMARAAGLHLIMATQRPSVDVITGTIKANFPTRISYSVTSKIDSRTILGEMGAEQLLGQGDMLYMGQGGRLQRVHGPFVSDEEVESIVAHLRDQGDPAYLETVTEEPEEDPVAAYMAGGGGSDGGGNGSDDDLYNQAVGIVLREKKASTSFIQRKLSIGYNRAARIIEQMEENGIVSSANHVGRREVLMENMDGSPYEY
- the trxA gene encoding thioredoxin TrxA; the protein is MTTIKVSDTSFDSDVLGSNDPVLVDFWAEWCGPCKQIAPYLDEIAGELGGKLKIAKVNIDENPNTPAKYGVRGIPTLMIFKGGEVAAMKVGALPKSALVDWINQSI
- a CDS encoding methyl-accepting chemotaxis protein; protein product: MKLSNFSLSAKLRMVLVMTAFALGGLAIFDLVTLRSALVEEKKANVRQIVDMTRSTFSHYDQLVKSGEISLEEAQTRATEFIQNARYAGNNYVFVLGLDTKVILHPIQPKLNGQNGKQVIDVNGVPILDEMVKAARNPEGGFLTYEWNKPGHDGVFPKLAYAETFKPWGWVVTTGVYIDDVDGIFWQTAINDIAVAIAMLIVIGMAGLAIDRSTTRPLRTITEALNKLAQGDTSVTTDETDRRDEIGALARSLDVFRSNREQAEKLEREQKDTHKTQIARAEKVEKLIKSFEAEVEGNLSTVHSALEQLRATATGMASQSDATTGRAANVAAATEQAAANVDTVAAAAEQLAASIDEITSQVSRSSDIAQSGATEADEASTIFAELGTASDKIGEVVELIQSIAEQTNLLALNATIEAARAGDAGKGFAVVAAEVKNLANQTTRATEDIAGQISGIQESTQNALGAIKHLSGRMKELNEVAASISAAVREQDAATAEIARNVAEAATGTKDVAQNVIGLREAAEEEREASGQVLAASGSLNNKSQNLMTQIKQFLNDIRAA
- a CDS encoding P-II family nitrogen regulator — protein: MKLVTAVIKPFKLDEVREALSALGVQGLTVTEVKGFGRQKGQTEIYRGAEYMVSFLPKVKLEVAITDNLVDQVVEAITKTAQTGKIGDGKIFVLDVSQAVRIRTGETGDDAL